One Bosea sp. 124 genomic window, TCATCAGATCATCCCCGAGGGGCAGCCATCCGGAAGGCACGCCGTTGGTCGGGATGGGGGCGGCGCCTGCGGCCGGGTTTGCATCCCGGACTCTGAAGGCGGCGAGAACCGCCCTGGGGATCATGCGGTCCCCGCGCTCGGTCCTCACCCGAACGCACATGCACAAAAGCCCCGCTCCTTGCGGGGCGGGGCCTTTCCAAGAGAGAGCGTGACGGCCTGCGGGAAGGCTCAATCGTCGCGGAAGACGCGCTCGTTGCGCTCGTGGCGCTCCTGGGCTTCCAGTGAGAGCGTCGCGATCGGGCGCGCTTCGAGGCGCTTCAGCGAGATCGGCTCGCCGGTCTCCTCGCAATAGCCGTAGGTGTTGTCGTCGATCCGGGCGATGGCCGATTCGATCTTGGCGATCAGCTTGCGCTGGCGGTCGCGGGCACGCAGTTCGATCGCCCGGTCGGTCTCCGAGGAGGCGCGGTCGGCGATGTCGGGGTGATTCTCGCTTTCGCTCTGCAGCGTGACGAGTGTTTCCCGGGCTTCCTTGAGGATCTCGTCCTTCCAGGCCAGCAGCTTGCTGCGAAAATACTCGCGCTGCCGATCGTTCATGAACGGCTCGTCGTCGTTTGGTTTGTAGTCCGCGTCGAGAATGATCTGCTTCGACATAGGCGCACTCTCTGATTGATCGTTCCGCAGCGCCCACCGACTCTGCCGTGGGAGGGCCGCCGATTTGGCGCCCTTATAGCGAGGGACATGGCCGGGAACAATCGGGTTGGATAGCGCTTCCCGCGCTGTCCCCGGCCGTG contains:
- the dksA gene encoding RNA polymerase-binding protein DksA translates to MSKQIILDADYKPNDDEPFMNDRQREYFRSKLLAWKDEILKEARETLVTLQSESENHPDIADRASSETDRAIELRARDRQRKLIAKIESAIARIDDNTYGYCEETGEPISLKRLEARPIATLSLEAQERHERNERVFRDD